From a single Lewinella sp. LCG006 genomic region:
- a CDS encoding HD domain-containing protein, with product MTIEEKKDLILGLFHQHGEAAYGEQITQNSHAVQAGLIAQAQGYHEELILAAFLHDIGHLLPAIEEQKIQSMGNFGTEAHDRIGEEFLRQLGFRERLLTTIRNHVDAKRYLCFADTAYYNTLSDASKETLRYQGGPMQMREAKDFEQSPFFTDSIVLRKIDEQAKDTTFTIKPEHWDYLTALLLNAKRYQ from the coding sequence ATGACCATTGAAGAAAAAAAAGACCTTATCCTTGGGCTTTTTCACCAACACGGGGAGGCCGCTTACGGGGAACAAATCACGCAAAATTCCCACGCAGTACAAGCGGGCTTAATCGCACAGGCGCAAGGGTATCACGAAGAACTCATCCTGGCTGCATTTTTGCACGACATTGGGCATTTATTGCCAGCCATTGAGGAGCAAAAAATCCAAAGTATGGGCAACTTTGGCACCGAGGCCCACGACCGAATTGGTGAGGAATTTCTTCGTCAGCTGGGCTTCCGGGAACGGTTGCTGACCACTATTCGCAACCACGTAGATGCCAAACGTTACCTCTGCTTTGCGGATACTGCTTATTACAATACCCTTTCTGATGCTAGTAAAGAAACGCTTCGCTATCAGGGTGGCCCGATGCAAATGCGTGAAGCTAAAGACTTTGAGCAATCGCCTTTTTTCACCGACTCAATTGTGCTACGAAAAATTGACGAGCAAGCCAAGGACACCACTTTTACCATCAAGCCTGAGCACTGGGACTATCTGACAGCATTGTTGCTTAACGCTAAGCGCTATCAATAA
- a CDS encoding TIGR03364 family FAD-dependent oxidoreductase, translating into MPTSHYDLAVIGGGIVGTAHAYHAAQVGQKVALFERNDRPVGATIRNFGMVWPIGQAPDRLERALRSRQHWLDLAEKSKFWATAAGSLHLAYQADEMEVLTEFAELAGAQGYQVALTSSQKVVDYTPAVKKEGLLGALYSHTEVNVDPRQAITQIHAFLGEQLGVDLYYRHTIREINYPRLHTAEQSWTADRIIIAGGDDLSTLYPELLAQAPLQRCKLQMMRTAPQPNNWQLGANLAGGLTLQHYAAFAQCEHLPALKARIARELPTYNQHGIHVMVSQTALGELTIGDSHEYDYTPSPFDKQAINQLILDYLHRFAKAPDLEIAEYWHGVYAKMMNGATELILHPEPGVTIVTGLGGAGMTLSFGLAEEIINENI; encoded by the coding sequence ATGCCAACATCACACTACGACCTGGCCGTCATCGGAGGCGGTATTGTCGGAACAGCCCACGCCTATCACGCTGCCCAAGTTGGGCAAAAAGTAGCTCTCTTCGAACGCAATGACCGCCCAGTAGGAGCAACCATCCGCAACTTCGGGATGGTCTGGCCCATTGGGCAAGCTCCCGATCGGCTCGAACGCGCCTTACGCAGCCGCCAACACTGGCTCGACCTCGCTGAGAAAAGTAAATTCTGGGCAACAGCAGCCGGGTCACTCCACCTCGCCTACCAAGCCGACGAGATGGAAGTACTCACCGAATTTGCGGAGCTGGCTGGCGCACAAGGCTACCAAGTTGCACTAACCTCCTCCCAAAAGGTGGTCGATTACACTCCTGCCGTAAAAAAAGAAGGTCTGCTCGGTGCTTTATACAGCCATACCGAAGTGAATGTAGACCCTCGCCAGGCCATCACTCAAATTCACGCTTTTCTTGGGGAACAACTGGGTGTAGACCTTTATTACCGACACACCATTCGGGAAATCAATTATCCCCGTCTACATACCGCCGAGCAATCCTGGACCGCCGATCGCATCATCATCGCTGGAGGAGATGACCTCTCCACCTTGTATCCTGAGCTCTTGGCGCAAGCACCTTTGCAACGTTGCAAACTACAAATGATGCGAACTGCTCCACAGCCCAACAACTGGCAATTGGGGGCAAATTTAGCTGGCGGGCTCACCCTGCAACACTACGCGGCCTTTGCCCAGTGCGAGCACCTGCCCGCGCTCAAAGCACGGATTGCTCGCGAACTGCCCACTTACAACCAGCACGGCATCCACGTAATGGTGTCCCAAACCGCCTTGGGAGAACTCACCATCGGAGACAGTCATGAGTATGACTATACTCCCAGCCCCTTCGATAAACAAGCGATCAATCAACTCATTCTCGATTATTTGCATCGTTTTGCGAAAGCACCTGATCTGGAAATTGCCGAATATTGGCACGGCGTCTACGCCAAAATGATGAACGGCGCTACCGAACTGATTCTCCATCCCGAACCAGGAGTGACGATTGTAACCGGATTAGGCGGGGCAGGAATGACCCTTTCCTTTGGGCTTGCTGAAGAGATCATTAACGAAAACATCTGA
- a CDS encoding Sb-PDE family phosphodiesterase, translated as MKHSLLILFCLCSLSNSIAQSSADHAHERAIHFPDIPGYTTIVSDFHQHTVFSDGSVWPDIRIQEALRDSIDVISLTEHLEYQPHKEDLPHPDRNRAFELAEQFARPYDILVIPGAEITRKMPPGHTNAIFIEDANKLLIEDSLEVFVEANRQGAFVFSNHPNWIAQRRDGVAFLNDFHRLLIDQKLLHGIEVVNDLTFSDEALQIAIDHGLTIMGTSDIHGLVDWQYEIPHGGHRPVTLIFALERTPEALKEALFAGRTVVWFRNTLIGHSEHLLPLINSSLSVSKAAYQGISSVLDVTIYNDSDVEYLLATQDQYNFHDNAGLVTLLPNTTTTFSVKTMDQLRSLELHFEVMNAITAPRVHPSITIPVTIE; from the coding sequence ATGAAACATTCCCTCCTAATCCTGTTTTGCCTTTGCTCCTTAAGCAACAGTATAGCACAATCAAGTGCCGACCATGCCCACGAGCGGGCCATTCATTTTCCTGATATACCAGGGTATACAACCATTGTTTCTGACTTTCATCAGCATACCGTTTTTTCAGATGGCAGCGTGTGGCCGGATATTAGGATACAGGAAGCACTCCGTGATAGTATTGATGTAATTTCTCTAACCGAGCACCTCGAATACCAACCGCACAAAGAAGACCTACCCCACCCTGATCGCAATCGTGCGTTCGAACTAGCGGAGCAATTTGCCCGTCCTTACGATATATTGGTAATTCCCGGTGCAGAAATCACCCGCAAGATGCCTCCGGGACATACCAACGCCATTTTCATTGAAGATGCCAATAAACTTTTGATCGAAGACTCGCTGGAGGTCTTTGTGGAAGCCAATCGCCAGGGAGCATTTGTTTTTTCTAATCACCCCAACTGGATTGCTCAACGAAGAGACGGCGTAGCTTTTCTCAATGATTTTCATCGACTGCTAATTGATCAAAAACTACTCCATGGAATAGAAGTCGTCAATGACCTCACCTTTAGCGACGAAGCATTGCAGATCGCTATTGATCACGGCCTGACCATCATGGGCACTTCAGACATCCACGGATTGGTAGACTGGCAATACGAAATTCCTCACGGTGGCCACCGCCCAGTCACCTTGATTTTCGCACTCGAACGCACTCCTGAAGCACTCAAAGAAGCTTTGTTTGCCGGACGAACGGTGGTTTGGTTTAGGAATACCCTTATTGGTCATAGTGAACACCTTCTGCCGTTGATCAATAGTAGCCTGAGTGTCTCCAAAGCTGCCTACCAGGGAATCTCGTCCGTACTAGACGTCACTATTTATAATGACAGTGATGTGGAATATTTATTGGCTACCCAAGACCAGTACAACTTTCACGACAACGCTGGCCTTGTCACGCTCCTTCCCAACACAACGACTACTTTTTCCGTAAAGACAATGGATCAGCTCCGTAGCCTGGAGCTCCATTTTGAAGTAATGAATGCCATAACGGCTCCAAGGGTACACCCTTCGATTACCATTCCCGTCACCATAGAATAA
- a CDS encoding helix-turn-helix domain-containing protein, giving the protein MSEHLLSDIGHRIRQLRKEQDKTVAGLAELAGVSKSLLSKIENGRTVPSLPVLLSLIKALDLLPEVFFQGLSFEAPQKYIHRTVAERQVIEKEEEAVGFRYERMLERSFSDFTLEAVMLDIEPGAKRAMVSTDAWEFKFVLQGALQYQIEEEVIPLKKGDALLYDGRRLHVPRNEGEETAKMLVLYLYDKVSD; this is encoded by the coding sequence ATGAGTGAACATTTGTTATCGGACATTGGCCACCGGATTCGCCAATTGCGCAAAGAACAGGACAAGACCGTTGCTGGATTGGCAGAGCTGGCTGGCGTGAGCAAAAGCCTCTTGTCCAAGATCGAAAATGGCCGTACAGTGCCTTCTCTGCCGGTGCTTTTGAGTCTTATTAAAGCCCTTGATCTATTGCCAGAGGTTTTTTTTCAGGGACTTTCCTTTGAAGCTCCTCAGAAATACATCCACCGTACGGTGGCAGAGCGGCAGGTCATCGAGAAAGAAGAAGAGGCCGTGGGTTTCCGCTACGAGCGAATGTTGGAACGAAGCTTCAGTGATTTCACGTTAGAGGCTGTCATGTTAGACATTGAGCCTGGTGCCAAACGCGCCATGGTGAGTACCGATGCCTGGGAGTTCAAATTTGTCCTTCAGGGAGCGTTGCAATACCAAATCGAAGAAGAGGTGATTCCCCTAAAGAAGGGAGATGCTTTGCTTTATGATGGCCGCCGATTGCACGTACCTCGCAACGAAGGAGAGGAAACTGCTAAAATGCTGGTGCTCTATTTGTACGATAAAGTATCGGATTAA